CTACCAACAAGTCGGGGATCTTATGGATCTTGCGGATAGACAAATTACCTCGGAATTATTTGTGGTCACCCGCGTGGAAATCATTGAAGCGGAGACGGGAAACAAAATTCCTATGGAACGCAGTGAAATTCCTGGACGAGTTCATTTTTCTACTCAAATTGGATTTCGGGAATCAGAATTGGAAGCGCAGAACCGCCTACTTAGGGTGATGGCACTTCGAATAGCAGAAGAAGCGGAAAGAGCATGGTATTATTCTCTTTCTGGAACATTGAATTAAGTTGAATCATCAGGAGATAAACCTTGCAAAACGATCCTATTTCCAGCGACGACACAAAAAAAGAGATGCTCGCATTTGAAGAGTATCTAAAAGAAAAAGGACTGAAAATTACCAATCAACGTTTGTTAGTTGCACAAAAGATTTTTTCTTCACATAACCATTTTACCGCAGAAGGTCTTTTGGATGAATTAAAGGACAATAAGGATCGTATCTCTAAAGCAACTATCTACAGAATCCTTGCGATTATGGTAGAGGCTGGATTATTAGAAGAACATGATTTTGGTAAAGATTATAAATACTACGAACATATCATTGGCCACGAACATCATGACCATATCATTTGTATGCAATGTGGTCGCATCGTTGAGTTTGTTGATGAACGGATTGAAGAACTACAAAACAAAGCGGCTTCTGAAAATGGTTTTACCATCACTGGGCATAGTTTGAATATTTTTGGTAATTGTTTGAATTTTGCAAATTGTGAACACAAAATCAAAAAATAGTGTCTTCTATTTTTAAAGAAAGTTCAAAAGACCCCGGCTCTTATGCAAGAACCGGAACTCTCCACCTAAATGGAATCCAAATCGAAACACCCATCTTTATGCCGGTGGGAACACGTGGAAGTATCAAGTCTCTTTCTTCCTCGGATATTGATGAACTGGGTTATCATCTAATTCTTGCCAATACCTACCACCTATATCTAAAACCTGGAAAGGAAGTCTTAGATCATTTTCATGGTCTAAAAAATTTCATGTCTTATAAAAGGGCCTTACTCACAGATTCCGGTGGGTTCCAGGTTTTTAGCCTCGCTAGTCTTTTTAAATTTGAAGAAGATGGAGTTCGGTTCCAATCCCATATTGATGGGAGCCATCATAAGTTCACACCTGCCTCTGTCATTGATATGCAACGTTCGATTGGTTCCGATATTATGATGGTCCTTGATGATTGTGCACCTTATGGGAGTGATCTGAGACGATTGGAGTTGGCTCTGGACAGAACGCACCGATGGGCCAAAGAATCTTATGAATATTGGATGGAAAGACCCAATGGTCAGAATGTTTTCCCCATAGTTCAGGGGGGAGTCAATGAATCCCTTAGAAAACGAAGTTTAGATACATTACAAAATATAAATTTTCCCGGAATTGCCATTGGAGGCTTAAGTGTGGGGGAACCCCGGCCAGAATACATTCGTATTTTAGAATGTATGGCACCTTATTTTGACCAGGCGCGACCTCGTTATCTTATGGGTGTGGGAACCGTTGTTGATATCCTGGAAGGAGTTAAGAATGGTGTGGACATGTTTGACTGTGTGTTGCCAACAAGGAACGCTAGAAATGGCCAAGTGTTCACTTCTTTTGGCAAACTCAACTTAAGAAATGAAAGCCATCGATTGGCTGATGGACCTATTGACCCGGAATGTGGGTGTAAGGTATGCACAACATATAGTCTTGGCTACATTCGCCACTTACATAAGGTAAAGGAGCTGACTGCATTCTCGCTCTCAACGTATCATAACTTATATTTTATGCAGAGCTTCATGGAAAAGATGCGAAAGTCCATAAAAATAGGCAATTTTCAGGGTTTTTATGACCATTGGAAAAATTTGTTTGGTAGCTAAAATTATTAGGTTGACGTATCTCTTTTTTTTGAATGCAATTGTACCGTCATTTCTACATTGATTGTAGCTTCATTGAGGAGTCTCTAGACACACATGGAAATCACCAGAAGGGAAAAAGATAAAATCGTAGTCCTCGATATTAACGGGGAAATCGACCTTTATAACGCGCCTGAGATCAAGGATGTAATTGCCAAATTGATCGAAGAACAAAAGTATTGCATCGTCATCAATCTCGAGAAGGTATCCTACATCGACTCTTCCGGAATTGGAGCATTAATTTCAAGTTTGTCCAACTTGAAGAAATACCAAGGTGGGCTTAAAATCATCAACGTAGCCGGTTCCGTTCGTAAGGTATTTGAACTGACTAAGTTGACTTCATTTTTTGAAATTTTCGACAGCGAAGACGAAGCCGTCACAGCTTTCAAGTAAACAGGGAAGCGTATTTGCGCTTCTCTCTTACAAAATCCCCCGAAGAAAAATTAAGGAGTTTGTTATGTTAAGAAAGGAAAAGACAGCCGTCTTTCTCTCTGGATTGGTATTGTTTTCCATTGGATTTGTTAATTGTGCCCAAGAAATGCCGGTGAAAGAACTATTACTTGCAAAAACACAAGTTGAAAGAGCCGAAAGACTTTCTGCTGAGGAATATGCTCCAGAAGAATATTCAGAAGCAAAAAAAAGCCTCATCTCTGCTAACGAATTTGCATCACAAGAAAATGCATCTGATTCTAAAAAGAGTGCAGATTATGCCATTTCTAAAGCTTACGATGCTTTGGAAAAAACTCTACCGAAACTTGCTGCAAAGTCTCGTGAAGAAGCAGTGACTGCAATTGATGCTGCGGACGAAGCGTACGCTTCAGAATATACTCCAGAAGAATTTAAAAATGCAGTGACTGCACGTGATGCCGGTGAAACTAAATTGGCTCAGGCAGATGCAAGTCTTGCTTCTTACTTACGTGAAGACAAAGACGAAACAGCAAAAGAATTAAAACGCACTGTTGCCCTACAAGAATACGAAGACGCTCACAATCATTTTTTAGAAGCTACTAAGTTTAGTGAATCGGCAAAAAAAGTAGCCCTAGACCGTTCTGGTTCGATTCGCCAATCGGCAGATGAAGTGGATGCAGTATTAGAAAAAGCTTATACATATTCTAAAGGTGGAAATCCAGCCATCGATGAGGAAAAAGCTCGTGTGGCTTCTGCTCGCGAAGACATTGCTGCTGGTCGTTTGAAGACTGCTGATGAGAAAATTAAAACTGCTCGATTAGCATCTGCATCATTGTTACAAGGTTCTATAAAGGATCACGCTAAAAATCGCAATGGTCAAGCACGCGAGGTTGTGGAAGATGCAAATGCTCGTTTTGGTGAGTTGAATGCAGAGAACTACCTTAAGTCCAATGCAAAGGAATCCTACGCAAGCACACAAGAAAATTTAGGTGCTTCCAATGAATCCCTTCAAGCATCCGGAAACCTTTTGGAACAAGAAAAATATGATGATTCAATCGCACAGTCGGAAGAAGCCATTCGTTTGGCTGAAATTTCTATTGACCAAGTAGAAACTTTAAAAGGAAAAACGACTGTTGCTAAAAAAGATCGTACGGCAGTAGAGCCTCAAGCTGATACCAAAACTTCCACTACAACAGAAACAAACGGAGAT
Above is a window of Leptospira perdikensis DNA encoding:
- the tgt gene encoding tRNA guanosine(34) transglycosylase Tgt — its product is MSSIFKESSKDPGSYARTGTLHLNGIQIETPIFMPVGTRGSIKSLSSSDIDELGYHLILANTYHLYLKPGKEVLDHFHGLKNFMSYKRALLTDSGGFQVFSLASLFKFEEDGVRFQSHIDGSHHKFTPASVIDMQRSIGSDIMMVLDDCAPYGSDLRRLELALDRTHRWAKESYEYWMERPNGQNVFPIVQGGVNESLRKRSLDTLQNINFPGIAIGGLSVGEPRPEYIRILECMAPYFDQARPRYLMGVGTVVDILEGVKNGVDMFDCVLPTRNARNGQVFTSFGKLNLRNESHRLADGPIDPECGCKVCTTYSLGYIRHLHKVKELTAFSLSTYHNLYFMQSFMEKMRKSIKIGNFQGFYDHWKNLFGS
- a CDS encoding Fur family transcriptional regulator, with product MLAFEEYLKEKGLKITNQRLLVAQKIFSSHNHFTAEGLLDELKDNKDRISKATIYRILAIMVEAGLLEEHDFGKDYKYYEHIIGHEHHDHIICMQCGRIVEFVDERIEELQNKAASENGFTITGHSLNIFGNCLNFANCEHKIKK
- a CDS encoding STAS domain-containing protein, with product MEITRREKDKIVVLDINGEIDLYNAPEIKDVIAKLIEEQKYCIVINLEKVSYIDSSGIGALISSLSNLKKYQGGLKIINVAGSVRKVFELTKLTSFFEIFDSEDEAVTAFK
- a CDS encoding LPS assembly lipoprotein LptE codes for the protein MKQGIVFFLIFAFSGCAFLSKEPGRPPKIDGVPIPDSKRLIYIQNVRNNTYSPGMHTRLTQMIMEEIDRRGRFITTREKTLAKYRLYSEIVHYQQVGDLMDLADRQITSELFVVTRVEIIEAETGNKIPMERSEIPGRVHFSTQIGFRESELEAQNRLLRVMALRIAEEAERAWYYSLSGTLN
- a CDS encoding lipoprotein LipL71 — encoded protein: MLRKEKTAVFLSGLVLFSIGFVNCAQEMPVKELLLAKTQVERAERLSAEEYAPEEYSEAKKSLISANEFASQENASDSKKSADYAISKAYDALEKTLPKLAAKSREEAVTAIDAADEAYASEYTPEEFKNAVTARDAGETKLAQADASLASYLREDKDETAKELKRTVALQEYEDAHNHFLEATKFSESAKKVALDRSGSIRQSADEVDAVLEKAYTYSKGGNPAIDEEKARVASAREDIAAGRLKTADEKIKTARLASASLLQGSIKDHAKNRNGQAREVVEDANARFGELNAENYLKSNAKESYASTQENLGASNESLQASGNLLEQEKYDDSIAQSEEAIRLAEISIDQVETLKGKTTVAKKDRTAVEPQADTKTSTTTETNGDKAASAQVEELSGGWKRYTVEKSNPADCLWRIADREDIYNDAKLWPRIFEANRKSIRNKNLIYPKQRLNIPPKTGKIGSAPKQ